A window of the Agrococcus jejuensis genome harbors these coding sequences:
- a CDS encoding mannose-1-phosphate guanylyltransferase, producing MTIDGFYGIIPAGGVGSRLWPLSRADAPKFLHDLTGSGRTLLQSTFQRLAPLAGEQRIMVVTGRAHRSAVEAQLPALTDANIVLEAEPRESTVAVLLAAAILERREPGVIVGSFAADHVIGDERGFRRAVTDAVAAARTGKIATIGITPTEPAIGFGYIQAGEPAGVPDAPRVTEVVRFVEKPSAADARTYVESGDFLWNAGMFIARADVLLAELARTEPELRAHIDDLAAAWDDQATRGPAVDRLWPQLKKIAIDYAVAEPAAERGGMVVVPGDFDWDDVGDFSAVAKLHNGALGADRLAILSGNATVLADGASGIVVSTTDRVISMVGVRDIVVVDTGDALLVTTTEHAQRVKQVVDAIRRSGNATVL from the coding sequence ATGACGATCGACGGGTTCTACGGCATCATCCCCGCCGGCGGGGTCGGCTCGAGGCTGTGGCCGCTCTCGCGGGCCGACGCCCCGAAGTTCCTCCACGACCTCACCGGATCGGGCCGCACGCTGCTGCAGTCGACGTTCCAGCGCCTCGCGCCGCTCGCGGGCGAGCAGCGCATCATGGTCGTCACCGGCCGCGCGCACCGCTCGGCGGTCGAGGCGCAGCTGCCGGCGCTCACCGACGCGAACATCGTGCTCGAGGCCGAGCCGCGCGAGTCGACCGTCGCCGTGCTGCTCGCCGCCGCCATCCTCGAGCGCCGCGAGCCGGGCGTGATCGTGGGTTCGTTCGCTGCCGACCACGTCATCGGCGACGAGCGCGGCTTCCGCCGTGCCGTGACGGATGCGGTCGCCGCGGCACGCACGGGCAAGATCGCGACGATCGGCATCACGCCGACCGAGCCGGCGATCGGCTTCGGCTACATCCAGGCGGGCGAGCCCGCCGGGGTGCCGGACGCGCCGCGCGTCACCGAGGTCGTGCGGTTCGTCGAGAAGCCGAGCGCCGCGGATGCGCGCACCTACGTGGAGTCGGGCGACTTCCTCTGGAACGCCGGCATGTTCATCGCCCGCGCCGACGTGCTGCTCGCCGAGCTCGCCCGCACGGAGCCCGAGCTGCGCGCGCACATCGACGACCTCGCTGCCGCGTGGGACGACCAGGCGACGCGCGGCCCCGCCGTCGACCGGCTGTGGCCGCAGCTGAAGAAGATCGCGATCGACTACGCCGTCGCCGAGCCCGCGGCGGAGCGCGGCGGCATGGTCGTCGTGCCCGGCGACTTCGACTGGGACGACGTCGGCGACTTCTCGGCCGTCGCCAAGCTGCACAACGGTGCGCTCGGCGCCGACCGCCTCGCGATCCTCTCGGGCAACGCGACCGTGCTGGCCGACGGCGCGTCCGGCATCGTCGTGTCGACGACCGACCGGGTGATCTCGATGGTCGGCGTGCGCGACATCGTCGTGGTCGACACGGGGGATGCGCTGCTCGTGACGACGACCGAGCATGCGCAACGCGTGAAGCAGGTCGTCGACGCCATCCGTCGGTCGGGCAACGCGACGGTGCTGTAG
- a CDS encoding BMP family lipoprotein: MSRTALRLVAPVALVALALTACQAAPEQSGDGDAAASDVCAQMVTNSGGLEDRSFNQASWAGMEQAEDELGVDVNVLVSTSESDLAPNVEAAVGTGCDFVLTVGYELAAATGEEAEANPDVQFAIVDEVVEAPNVRPIVFDTAQASYLAGYLAAGVTQTGVVATFGGGNQPPVTLFMDGYVQGVDAYNAAHGTSVQVLGWDVEAQDGIFTGDFENVQLGQATSQSLIAQGADVILPVAGQVGEGAFLASIDAGSSALVIWVDSDGYETLPEEYHPLLLTTVEKNTQAFVVQAISDLVDSGEVTDEPLIGTLENEGVGLADYHDLADRVSPELQAELDALREQIVSGEVTVESPSAP, from the coding sequence ATGTCCCGCACCGCCCTCCGTCTCGTCGCGCCCGTCGCCCTCGTCGCGCTCGCGCTCACCGCGTGCCAGGCCGCGCCCGAGCAGAGCGGAGACGGCGACGCCGCCGCCTCCGACGTCTGCGCGCAGATGGTCACGAACTCCGGCGGTCTCGAGGACCGCTCGTTCAACCAGGCCTCGTGGGCCGGCATGGAGCAGGCCGAGGACGAGCTCGGCGTCGACGTCAACGTGCTCGTCTCGACGAGCGAGTCCGACCTCGCGCCCAACGTCGAGGCCGCCGTCGGCACCGGCTGCGACTTCGTGCTCACCGTCGGCTACGAGCTCGCCGCCGCGACGGGCGAGGAGGCCGAGGCGAACCCCGACGTGCAGTTCGCGATCGTCGACGAGGTCGTCGAGGCCCCGAACGTGCGCCCCATCGTCTTCGACACGGCGCAGGCGTCGTACCTCGCCGGCTACCTCGCCGCCGGCGTGACCCAGACGGGCGTCGTCGCGACGTTCGGCGGCGGCAACCAGCCGCCCGTCACGCTGTTCATGGACGGCTACGTGCAGGGCGTCGACGCCTACAACGCGGCCCACGGCACGAGCGTGCAGGTGCTCGGCTGGGACGTCGAGGCGCAGGACGGCATCTTCACCGGCGACTTCGAGAACGTGCAGCTCGGCCAGGCGACGTCGCAGTCGCTCATCGCCCAGGGCGCCGACGTCATCCTGCCCGTCGCGGGCCAGGTCGGCGAGGGCGCGTTCCTCGCGTCGATCGACGCCGGCTCGTCGGCCCTCGTGATCTGGGTCGACTCCGACGGCTACGAGACGCTGCCCGAGGAGTACCACCCGCTGCTGCTCACGACCGTCGAGAAGAACACGCAGGCGTTCGTCGTGCAGGCGATCAGCGACCTCGTCGACTCGGGCGAGGTCACCGACGAGCCGCTGATCGGCACGCTCGAGAACGAGGGCGTCGGCCTCGCCGACTACCACGACCTCGCCGACCGCGTGAGCCCCGAGCTGCAGGCCGAGCTCGACGCGCTGCGCGAGCAGATCGTCTCGGGCGAGGTCACGGTCGAGAGCCCCAGCGCCCCGTAG
- a CDS encoding glycerol-3-phosphate dehydrogenase/oxidase yields MTGFARADAARLSAGSYDLLVVGGGINGVAIARDAATRGLSVALVERGDLAIGTSSWNSRLIHGGLRYLEHGEVPLVYESLHDRESLLRIAPHLVQPLGFVVPLYRHNHLPGWMFRAGVTLYDVLSAGKSMPATRHMGRKSLDAELPGLDKRHLGGAVRYYDGQVTFPERLVLETAISAAHAGADVATYVEAVALRREGARVTGIDARDTLTGDELSIDAACVVNAAGPWVDELGERVGIARQIGGTTGTHLVVDPFPGAPDSCIYFEARRDNRAILVIPWNGRYLIGTTDDRFEGDPATVRGTEDEVAYLLEETNALVPGAGLTVDDVLLTYTGVRPLPYRPGVKAGAIPRSHLILRHDEVPGLVTIVGGKLTPHISLGRQTTDVVAKVLGRTLPKSQTAQQALPGATTDRWARGRRAASALASRLPWRGAIAERLVAVYGSAAEAIAALHEAEPALQTTFGQGRGAVVGAELAHAIRAEGASTLVDLLHRRTMVGLEPALGTDVDRDVAAFVAPMLGWDAARTEQEVADHRAYVERLTGGVARARVHA; encoded by the coding sequence ATGACCGGATTCGCCCGTGCAGACGCCGCTCGCCTGAGCGCCGGCTCCTACGACCTCCTCGTGGTCGGCGGCGGCATCAACGGCGTCGCGATCGCGCGCGACGCAGCGACGCGCGGCCTCTCCGTCGCCCTCGTCGAGCGCGGCGACCTCGCCATCGGCACGTCGTCGTGGAACTCGCGCCTCATCCACGGCGGCCTGCGCTACCTCGAGCACGGCGAGGTGCCGCTCGTCTACGAGTCGCTGCACGACCGCGAGAGCCTGCTGCGCATCGCGCCGCACCTGGTGCAGCCGCTCGGCTTCGTCGTGCCGCTGTACCGCCACAACCACCTGCCCGGATGGATGTTCCGCGCCGGCGTGACCCTGTACGACGTGCTGTCGGCCGGCAAGTCGATGCCTGCGACGCGGCACATGGGCCGCAAGTCGCTCGACGCCGAGCTGCCCGGCCTCGACAAGCGCCACCTCGGCGGCGCCGTGCGCTACTACGACGGCCAGGTGACCTTCCCCGAGCGCCTCGTGCTCGAGACGGCGATCTCGGCCGCGCACGCGGGCGCCGACGTCGCCACGTACGTCGAGGCCGTCGCGCTGCGTCGCGAGGGCGCCCGAGTGACGGGCATCGACGCGCGCGACACGCTGACCGGCGACGAGCTCTCGATCGACGCCGCGTGCGTCGTCAACGCCGCGGGCCCGTGGGTCGACGAGCTCGGCGAGCGCGTGGGCATCGCGCGCCAGATCGGCGGCACGACCGGGACGCACCTCGTCGTGGATCCGTTCCCCGGCGCCCCCGACTCGTGCATCTACTTCGAGGCGCGCCGCGACAACCGCGCGATCCTCGTCATCCCGTGGAACGGCCGCTACCTCATCGGCACGACCGACGACCGGTTCGAGGGCGACCCCGCGACCGTGCGCGGCACCGAGGACGAGGTCGCGTACCTGCTCGAGGAGACGAACGCGCTCGTGCCCGGCGCCGGTCTCACGGTCGACGACGTGCTGCTGACGTACACGGGCGTGCGGCCGCTGCCGTACCGGCCCGGCGTCAAGGCGGGCGCGATCCCCCGCAGCCACCTCATCCTTCGCCACGACGAGGTGCCCGGCCTCGTGACCATCGTCGGCGGCAAGCTCACGCCGCACATCTCGCTCGGCCGGCAGACGACCGACGTCGTCGCGAAGGTGCTCGGCCGCACGCTGCCGAAGTCGCAGACCGCGCAGCAGGCGCTGCCGGGCGCGACGACCGACCGCTGGGCGCGCGGCCGCCGCGCGGCGTCGGCGCTCGCATCGCGGCTGCCGTGGCGCGGTGCGATCGCCGAGCGGCTCGTCGCCGTCTACGGCTCCGCCGCCGAGGCCATCGCCGCGCTGCACGAGGCCGAGCCGGCGCTGCAGACGACGTTCGGCCAGGGCCGCGGCGCCGTCGTCGGCGCCGAGCTGGCCCACGCGATCCGCGCCGAGGGCGCATCCACGCTCGTCGACCTGCTGCACCGTCGCACGATGGTGGGCCTCGAGCCCGCGCTCGGCACCGACGTCGACCGCGACGTCGCCGCGTTCGTCGCCCCGATGCTCGGCTGGGATGCGGCGCGCACCGAGCAGGAGGTCGCCGACCACCGCGCGTACGTCGAGCGCCTCACGGGCGGCGTCGCGAGGGCTCGCGTGCACGCCTGA
- a CDS encoding triose-phosphate isomerase family protein, whose amino-acid sequence MTTQLPTTMTGCSPKGYLTADAAREWIAVVRDGLAATGGVGAFACMPYPLVAQTVEALAPLGALVGTQDVSAHPVGPFTGEVSAELLAGLGSTLAMVGHPERVRHVGEGPEDFAAKSEAAAAHGIVPILIVGEPERGRDPEEVIRPQLDVAFARVPSDAPVVVAYEPTWAIGAPEPAPPSHVVDVVERIRGMLAERAGESRVLYGGSAGPGTFAAIAAHGREVGRPAGIPDGVFLGRAGVDPRGFLAAVAEVREATAS is encoded by the coding sequence GTGACGACGCAGCTGCCGACGACCATGACCGGATGCAGCCCCAAGGGGTACCTGACGGCGGATGCCGCACGCGAGTGGATCGCGGTCGTGCGCGACGGTCTCGCCGCGACCGGTGGCGTGGGCGCGTTCGCGTGCATGCCGTATCCGCTCGTCGCGCAGACGGTGGAGGCGCTCGCGCCGCTCGGCGCGCTCGTGGGCACGCAGGACGTGTCGGCGCACCCCGTCGGCCCCTTCACCGGTGAGGTCAGCGCCGAGCTGCTCGCGGGCCTCGGCTCGACGCTCGCGATGGTCGGGCACCCCGAGCGCGTGCGCCACGTCGGCGAGGGACCCGAGGACTTCGCGGCGAAGTCGGAGGCCGCCGCCGCGCACGGCATCGTGCCCATCCTCATCGTCGGCGAGCCCGAGCGCGGCCGCGACCCCGAGGAGGTCATCCGCCCGCAGCTCGACGTCGCCTTCGCGCGCGTGCCGTCGGATGCGCCGGTCGTCGTCGCGTACGAGCCGACCTGGGCGATCGGGGCGCCGGAGCCGGCGCCGCCGAGCCATGTCGTGGACGTGGTGGAGCGCATCCGCGGCATGCTCGCCGAGCGGGCGGGGGAGTCGCGCGTGCTCTACGGCGGCAGCGCCGGCCCCGGCACGTTCGCGGCGATCGCGGCGCACGGGCGCGAGGTGGGGCGACCGGCGGGCATCCCCGACGGCGTCTTCCTGGGGCGTGCAGGCGTCGACCCGCGCGGCTTCCTCGCGGCGGTGGCCGAGGTGCGCGAGGCGACGGCCAGCTGA
- a CDS encoding RuBisCO large subunit C-terminal-like domain-containing protein — protein sequence MPSALDLFATPEQLRGGDHVVATYALDLPADADALARMTGFAVGQTIGTWLPVPGITAEMRARHEARVLSVLSVPPIDVGEAPERLGYLVRIALPTINVGDSIPMLLTTLLGNDSSTSVEAKLVDVELPDSLSATLSGPKLGVEGLRALTGVQGRPLLLNMIKPCAGLTPEAARDIFRETALGGIDLIKDDELIANPPYSPVVERVRLFTAAAKEAAGETGVETIYVPNVTDRPDRMLDTARRAVDAGARAVMVTYATAGYGSLEALAEAVDVPVLGHFAGAAPFFEGPATGMSAPIAMGLLPRMAGADMALVQTPYGGGSIRRLSYVRTAHQMLLPRPGLKPTMPIIGGGVHPGTVDRYVTDLGVDTILGAGGAIQGHPGGAAAGVRAMRQAIDARVAGVPLADAVAEHEELRQAIDAWGALD from the coding sequence ATGCCCTCCGCCCTCGACCTCTTCGCGACCCCCGAGCAGCTGCGCGGCGGCGACCACGTCGTCGCCACGTACGCGCTCGACCTGCCCGCCGACGCCGACGCGCTCGCACGCATGACGGGCTTCGCCGTGGGTCAGACGATCGGCACGTGGCTGCCGGTGCCGGGCATCACCGCCGAGATGCGCGCCCGCCACGAGGCGCGCGTGCTCAGCGTGCTCTCCGTGCCGCCGATCGACGTCGGCGAGGCGCCCGAGCGGCTCGGCTACCTCGTGCGCATCGCGCTGCCCACGATCAACGTCGGCGACTCCATCCCCATGCTGCTCACGACGCTGCTCGGCAACGACTCGTCGACGTCGGTCGAGGCGAAGCTCGTCGACGTCGAGCTGCCCGACTCCCTCAGCGCAACCCTGTCGGGGCCGAAGCTCGGCGTCGAGGGGCTGCGCGCGCTCACGGGCGTGCAGGGGCGGCCGCTGCTGCTCAACATGATCAAGCCGTGCGCGGGCCTCACGCCCGAGGCGGCGCGCGACATCTTCCGCGAGACGGCCCTCGGCGGCATCGACCTCATCAAGGACGACGAGCTCATCGCCAACCCGCCCTACTCCCCCGTCGTCGAGCGCGTGCGCCTCTTCACGGCGGCGGCGAAGGAGGCGGCGGGCGAGACGGGCGTCGAGACGATCTACGTGCCCAACGTCACCGACCGACCCGACCGCATGCTCGACACCGCGCGCCGGGCCGTGGATGCGGGCGCCCGCGCCGTCATGGTGACGTACGCGACGGCTGGCTACGGCTCGCTCGAGGCGCTCGCCGAGGCCGTCGACGTGCCGGTGCTCGGCCACTTCGCCGGCGCGGCGCCGTTCTTCGAGGGGCCCGCGACGGGCATGTCCGCACCCATCGCCATGGGGCTGCTGCCGCGCATGGCCGGCGCCGACATGGCGCTCGTGCAGACGCCGTACGGCGGCGGCTCGATCCGCAGGCTGTCGTACGTGCGCACGGCGCACCAGATGCTGCTGCCGCGGCCCGGGCTCAAGCCGACGATGCCGATCATCGGCGGCGGCGTGCACCCCGGCACGGTCGACCGCTACGTCACCGACCTCGGCGTCGACACGATCCTCGGTGCCGGCGGCGCCATCCAGGGCCACCCCGGCGGCGCTGCCGCCGGCGTGCGGGCGATGCGGCAGGCGATCGACGCGCGCGTCGCGGGCGTGCCGCTGGCGGATGCCGTCGCCGAGCACGAGGAGCTGCGGCAGGCGATCGACGCGTGGGGTGCGCTGGACTGA
- a CDS encoding HAD-IIB family hydrolase — MRAVAVDVDGTIAGADHRVSDRTAAAIRGVLDAGLPVYLLTGRSRRSVLGLARELGIDNPVAASNGSIVFDPVDDRDLRTIPLGDDDVAELVRLHHDLGLGLTWWTRDDIWVDAPGLLADTLVELNEQDVRIGDVEAVAPGEIVKIMLHGTPDQLDDAAAEILQRVPQATRSMDVFFEVVAPHATKATALDLLLGDAIDHGDVLGLGDGGNDVIWLRRIGHPVAMGNARDEVLAVTTRQTGHHAEDGAAEILETLVDHLAAA; from the coding sequence GTGCGCGCCGTGGCAGTCGACGTCGACGGCACGATCGCCGGCGCCGATCACAGGGTGAGCGACCGCACGGCCGCCGCGATCCGCGGCGTGCTCGACGCCGGGCTCCCGGTCTACCTCCTCACGGGCAGGTCGCGCCGCAGCGTGCTCGGCCTCGCCCGTGAGCTGGGCATCGACAACCCCGTCGCGGCGTCGAACGGGTCGATCGTCTTCGACCCGGTCGACGACCGCGACCTGCGCACGATCCCGCTCGGCGACGACGACGTGGCGGAGCTCGTGCGCCTGCACCACGACCTGGGCCTCGGGCTCACGTGGTGGACGCGCGACGACATCTGGGTCGACGCGCCCGGCCTGCTCGCCGACACCCTCGTCGAGCTCAACGAGCAGGACGTGCGCATCGGCGACGTCGAGGCCGTCGCGCCGGGCGAGATCGTGAAGATCATGCTGCACGGCACCCCCGACCAGCTCGACGACGCCGCCGCCGAGATCCTGCAGCGCGTGCCGCAGGCGACGCGCTCGATGGACGTGTTCTTCGAGGTCGTCGCGCCCCACGCGACGAAGGCGACCGCGCTCGACCTGCTGCTGGGCGACGCCATCGACCACGGCGACGTGCTCGGCCTCGGCGACGGCGGCAACGACGTGATCTGGCTGCGCCGCATCGGCCACCCCGTCGCGATGGGCAACGCCCGCGACGAGGTGCTCGCCGTCACCACCAGGCAGACGGGGCACCACGCCGAGGACGGCGCCGCCGAGATCCTCGAGACCCTCGTCGACCATCTCGCCGCGGCCTGA
- a CDS encoding FGGY family carbohydrate kinase, which produces MSTTMVKYILGIDEGTTSARAFVIDQDTNVVGFGQAELTQIYPRNGWIEHDPMQILNVQLEVIRAALRDANITPDQLSGVGLTNQRETGIVWEKDTGRPIHNAIVWASRHSVDIVQGWVDQGIGDQIQESTGLIPDAYYTASKIRFILDAVPGAQARAEAGELLAGTVDTWLIWNLTGRRSFVTDYSNASRTMMMNLETLQWDEELLGHYGIPKAMLAEIVPSDSDFGSIEPTFGADVRIGSNLGDQQAGLFGQAAFEQGQVKMTYGTAGVLNINCGTTPQRIEGLTPSLAWGVQGKTAYEVEGVLFAMGKTMQWLRDDLQLIHAAPDSEWYAGQVQSTEGVYLVPAFTGLAAPTWDPHARAAIIGMSNATNRLHIIRAAVESMVFQTRDVYEAALAGAPDLRIPELRVDGGAVKNNLLCQLQSDLLGIPVIRPKNAEATIFGAMLLAGLTTGVYDSLDEIASKWAVDRVFEPQMSRDEADAKYAGWRAARELTKGWTKKVDVS; this is translated from the coding sequence GTGAGCACGACCATGGTCAAGTACATCCTGGGCATCGACGAGGGCACCACGAGCGCACGCGCGTTCGTCATCGATCAGGACACCAACGTCGTCGGATTCGGCCAGGCCGAGCTGACGCAGATCTACCCGCGCAACGGCTGGATCGAGCACGACCCCATGCAGATCCTCAACGTGCAGCTCGAGGTCATCCGGGCCGCGCTGCGCGACGCGAACATCACCCCTGACCAGCTCTCGGGCGTCGGGCTCACGAACCAGCGCGAGACCGGCATCGTGTGGGAGAAGGACACGGGCCGCCCCATCCACAACGCCATCGTGTGGGCGTCGCGCCACTCGGTCGACATCGTGCAGGGATGGGTCGACCAGGGGATCGGCGACCAGATCCAGGAGAGCACGGGCCTCATCCCCGACGCGTACTACACGGCCTCGAAGATCCGCTTCATCCTCGACGCCGTGCCCGGCGCCCAGGCGCGCGCCGAGGCCGGCGAGCTGCTCGCCGGCACCGTCGACACGTGGCTCATCTGGAACCTCACCGGCCGCCGCTCGTTCGTCACCGACTACTCGAACGCGTCGCGCACGATGATGATGAACCTCGAGACGCTGCAGTGGGACGAGGAGCTGCTCGGCCACTACGGCATCCCCAAGGCGATGCTCGCCGAGATCGTGCCGTCGGACTCCGACTTCGGCTCGATCGAGCCCACGTTCGGCGCCGACGTGCGCATCGGCTCGAACCTCGGCGACCAGCAGGCCGGCCTCTTCGGCCAGGCGGCGTTCGAGCAGGGCCAGGTGAAGATGACGTACGGCACCGCCGGCGTGCTCAACATCAACTGCGGCACGACGCCGCAGCGCATCGAGGGCCTCACGCCGTCGCTCGCCTGGGGCGTGCAGGGCAAGACCGCCTACGAGGTCGAGGGCGTGCTCTTCGCCATGGGCAAGACCATGCAGTGGCTGCGCGACGACCTGCAGCTCATCCACGCCGCGCCCGACTCCGAGTGGTACGCCGGCCAGGTGCAGTCGACGGAGGGGGTGTACCTCGTGCCCGCCTTCACGGGCCTCGCCGCCCCCACGTGGGACCCGCACGCGCGCGCCGCGATCATCGGCATGTCCAACGCGACGAACCGCCTGCACATCATCCGCGCCGCCGTGGAGTCGATGGTGTTCCAGACGCGCGACGTCTACGAGGCCGCGCTCGCCGGCGCACCCGACCTGCGCATCCCCGAGCTGCGCGTCGACGGCGGCGCCGTGAAGAACAACCTGCTGTGCCAGCTGCAGTCCGACCTGCTCGGCATCCCCGTCATCCGTCCGAAGAACGCGGAGGCGACGATCTTCGGCGCCATGCTGCTCGCGGGCCTCACGACCGGCGTCTACGACAGCCTCGACGAGATCGCCTCGAAGTGGGCCGTCGACCGCGTGTTCGAGCCGCAGATGAGCCGCGACGAGGCCGACGCGAAGTACGCCGGCTGGCGCGCCGCGCGCGAGCTCACGAAGGGGTGGACCAAGAAGGTCGACGTCTCGTAG
- a CDS encoding FGGY family carbohydrate kinase, with translation MTQYILGIDEGTTSARAFVIDESLNVLGLGQAELTQIYPKAGWLEHDPMQIWHTQKDVMEQALSQAGITADQLTAVGLTNQRESALVWDRETGRPIHNLIVWASRHSDEIVERWVASGFGELIQERTGLVPDAFYAASKIRWILDHVEGAQERAERGELLAGTVDTWLIWNLTGREVFATEPSNASQTMLMNLDTVDWDDDLLREMRIPRSMLPEIRNSDSHFGTIEATFGAPVPIASNLGDQQAGLFGQAAFRQGQVKMTYGTAGVLNINNGDTPFRPEGLTPSAAWNVQGNLQYETEGVVYAMGKTMQWMRDDLQLIHAAPDSEWYAGQVQSTDGVYLVPAFTGLAAPTWDPTARAVIVGMSNATNRLHIIRAAVESMVFQTRDLVEAAVAGSGFAIPELRVDGGAVKNNLLCQLQADILGIPVIRPKNSEATIFGAMQLAGLSTGVYKDLAELESLYAVDRVFEPAMSRDQADAQYAGWTAARDLTRGWTRNVAA, from the coding sequence ATGACCCAGTACATCCTCGGCATCGACGAGGGCACGACGAGCGCCCGCGCCTTCGTGATCGACGAGTCCCTGAACGTGCTCGGCCTCGGGCAGGCGGAGCTGACGCAGATCTACCCCAAGGCCGGCTGGCTCGAGCACGACCCCATGCAGATCTGGCACACGCAGAAGGACGTCATGGAGCAGGCGCTGTCGCAGGCCGGCATCACCGCCGACCAGCTGACGGCCGTGGGCCTCACGAACCAGCGCGAGTCGGCGCTCGTGTGGGATCGCGAGACGGGCCGCCCCATCCACAACCTCATCGTGTGGGCGTCGCGGCACTCCGACGAGATCGTCGAGCGGTGGGTGGCGTCGGGCTTCGGCGAGCTCATCCAGGAGCGCACGGGGCTCGTGCCGGATGCGTTCTACGCCGCGTCGAAGATCCGGTGGATCCTCGACCACGTCGAGGGCGCGCAGGAGCGGGCCGAGCGCGGCGAGCTGCTCGCCGGCACCGTCGACACGTGGCTCATCTGGAACCTCACGGGCCGCGAGGTGTTCGCGACCGAGCCGTCGAACGCGTCGCAGACGATGCTCATGAACCTCGACACCGTCGACTGGGACGACGACCTGCTGCGCGAGATGCGCATCCCGCGCTCGATGCTGCCCGAGATCCGGAACTCGGACTCGCACTTCGGCACGATCGAGGCGACGTTCGGCGCGCCCGTGCCGATCGCGTCGAACCTCGGCGACCAGCAGGCGGGCCTCTTCGGCCAGGCCGCGTTCCGCCAGGGCCAGGTGAAGATGACGTACGGCACCGCCGGCGTGCTGAACATCAACAACGGCGACACGCCGTTCCGCCCCGAGGGGCTCACGCCGAGCGCGGCGTGGAACGTGCAGGGCAACCTGCAGTACGAGACCGAGGGCGTCGTCTACGCCATGGGCAAGACGATGCAGTGGATGCGCGACGACCTGCAGCTCATCCACGCAGCGCCGGACTCCGAGTGGTACGCGGGGCAGGTGCAGTCGACCGACGGCGTCTACCTCGTGCCCGCGTTCACGGGCCTCGCGGCACCCACGTGGGACCCGACCGCCCGCGCGGTGATCGTGGGCATGTCGAACGCGACGAACCGCCTGCACATCATCCGCGCCGCCGTGGAGTCGATGGTGTTCCAGACGCGCGACCTCGTCGAGGCGGCGGTGGCGGGATCGGGCTTCGCGATCCCCGAGCTGCGCGTCGACGGCGGCGCCGTGAAGAACAACCTGCTGTGCCAGCTGCAGGCCGACATCCTGGGCATCCCGGTGATCCGGCCGAAGAACTCGGAGGCGACGATCTTCGGCGCCATGCAGCTCGCGGGCCTCTCGACGGGCGTCTACAAGGACCTCGCCGAGCTCGAGTCGCTCTACGCCGTCGACCGCGTCTTCGAGCCCGCGATGAGCCGCGACCAGGCCGACGCGCAGTACGCCGGCTGGACGGCCGCCCGCGACCTCACGAGGGGCTGGACGAGGAACGTGGCGGCGTAG
- a CDS encoding zinc-binding dehydrogenase, with the protein MRALVKHAAGVGIEEVPEPELEPGHVLVDVAHAAVCGTDRAALDGGHDVGTGTRTLGHEASGRIAAIAPGGVRDDLRVGDRVTFETDAYLCMRCDACRTEQYNRCPNRKGIGTTADGALADRIAMPERAIHVLPDAVSLVEAALTEPLAIAVHAVVEQSPSLVGEVVVVIGPGAIGQLCARVARAVGATVVLVGRSRHAASLARARNAGVDVVVDAETEDLETIVASLTDGRGAHSVFECSGATSVAESSLPLLRRGGRLVLVAFFQTAPAFDVDRLIHHELEIVGSRGKRPSSYRTALALMASGAVRVEPLISARLPLESWADGLDRVARGEKVVFDVAP; encoded by the coding sequence ATGCGAGCGCTCGTGAAGCATGCAGCAGGCGTCGGCATCGAGGAGGTGCCGGAGCCCGAGCTCGAGCCCGGGCACGTGCTCGTCGACGTCGCCCACGCCGCCGTCTGCGGCACCGACCGCGCCGCGCTCGACGGCGGCCACGACGTGGGCACCGGCACGCGCACGCTCGGCCACGAGGCCTCCGGTCGCATCGCGGCGATCGCGCCCGGCGGCGTGCGCGACGACCTGCGGGTGGGCGACCGCGTGACGTTCGAGACGGATGCGTACCTCTGCATGCGCTGCGACGCGTGCCGCACCGAGCAGTACAACCGGTGCCCGAACCGGAAGGGGATCGGCACGACGGCCGACGGCGCGCTCGCCGACCGCATCGCGATGCCCGAGCGGGCGATCCACGTGCTGCCCGACGCCGTCTCGCTCGTCGAGGCCGCACTGACCGAGCCGCTCGCGATCGCGGTGCACGCCGTCGTCGAGCAGTCGCCGTCGCTCGTCGGCGAGGTCGTCGTCGTGATCGGGCCCGGCGCGATCGGACAGCTCTGCGCCCGCGTCGCTCGGGCGGTGGGCGCGACGGTCGTGCTCGTGGGGCGCTCGCGGCACGCGGCGTCGCTCGCGAGGGCACGGAACGCGGGCGTCGACGTGGTGGTGGATGCCGAGACCGAGGACCTCGAGACGATCGTCGCCTCGCTGACGGATGGCCGCGGCGCGCACTCGGTGTTCGAGTGCTCGGGGGCGACGTCGGTCGCGGAGTCCTCGCTGCCGCTGCTGCGGCGCGGCGGTCGGCTCGTGCTCGTCGCGTTCTTCCAGACCGCGCCGGCGTTCGACGTCGACCGGCTCATCCACCACGAGCTCGAGATCGTGGGCTCGCGCGGCAAGCGCCCGTCGAGCTACCGCACGGCGCTCGCGCTCATGGCGTCGGGCGCCGTGCGGGTCGAGCCGCTCATCTCGGCCCGCCTCCCCCTCGAGTCGTGGGCCGACGGCCTCGATCGCGTCGCCCGCGGCGAGAAGGTCGTCTTCGACGTGGCGCCGTAG